The following are encoded in a window of Colletotrichum lupini chromosome 3, complete sequence genomic DNA:
- a CDS encoding Fe-S protein assembly co-chaperone HscB — protein sequence MRTSIQTGVRDVSRLCAKCRRQAIVARSSGAVAMAIASSSLFTTHARWASEVSSTIPSQKRWMSGTVPLTRPATATPDSEPTAAASSTPDSTIPKTHYDFFPITLPDGPPPKGHFPIDQRALRREFLRLQAKAHPDMHPAELKTRAEATSARINEAYKTLSNPLLRAQYLLSLRGVDVANDETLKVEDPELLMVVLEAREEIEEATVESELEGQREANDGRIRASEEVLETAFRHDDIETAKREAVNLRYWVNIQESLNNWEAGKPIVLQH from the coding sequence ATGCGCACATCAATCCAGACCGGCGTACGAGACGTATCTCGCCTATGCGCGAAATGCCGGCGACAAGCGATAGTGGCCCGGTCATCCGGCGCAGTAGCCATGGCCATCGCCAGCAGTTCGTTATTCACAACACATGCACGATGGGCTTCTGAAGTCTCATCCACGATCCCCAGCCAGAAGCGGTGGATGTCCGGGACCGTCCCGCTGACACGGCCGGCGACGGCGACACCAGACAGCGAAccaaccgccgccgcctcaagCACGCCCGACAGCACCATCCCGAAGACGCACTACGACTTCTTCCCCATCACCCTCCCCGACGGCCCGCCGCCCAAGGGCCACTTTCCCATCGACCAGCGCGCCCTCCGCCGCGAGTTTCTCCGGCTGCAGGCCAAGGCCCACCCGGACATGCACCCGGCGGAGCTGAAGACGCGCGCGGAGGCGACGTCGGCGCGCATCAACGAGGCGTACAAGACGCTGTCGAACCCGCTCCTGCGCGCGCAGTACCTCCTCTCGCTCCGCGGCGTCGACGTGGCCAACGACGAGACGCTCAAGGTCGAGGACCCGGAGCTGCTGATGGTGGTGCTCGAGGCGCGTGAGGAGATTGAGGAGGCGACGGTCGAGAGCGAGCTCGAGGGCCAGAGGGAGGCTAATGATGGGAGGATACGCGCGAGCGAGGAGGTGCTCGAGACGGCGTTCCGGCACGACGATATCGAGACGGCCAAGAGGGAGGCGGTGAATCTCCGGTACTGGGTTAATATCCAGGAAAGCCTGAATAATTGGGAAGCCGGGAAGCCGATTGTTCTGCAGCACTAG
- a CDS encoding DEAD/DEAH box helicase, whose amino-acid sequence MARTRDSRSPSPAGSQYARRRKDDDRRDRRDDGGRDYRRRSRSRSPGDVRRHRREREWDDSDRYQQRRYRDRERDRDSHRRRDRSIDRRDNDRHRDNRRRSRDRFADRDRSLDRRRHRDSDRDHRPRRDDSRDRARARREGTADSRPRSKRDDSRPRGAAPPEKTSTPGNEAAKPKPAPAQTEADKKAERLARLEAWKKSRENKANKENEVNPSQTRNLLAEMDKKSVASPAPASPSVASPAVASPVVASPAASPAPTLNTSGNASPAVPFAGKFDPKAIAKKSAASHKNTGTNSVLGALEGRPEKPTAPVAPITKASALPANRNLSAFGFSKATADSEKLANKRKLDLDEEEGTKRKLTKLPALPLEADDTPYADQDEDDESDGGNFAETEEEAAAIARAAHERRERELQEAQEESKQDVDMQDVAPTQTAEPVEEPPVADKMEVVEAEEDDVDPLDAFMADLSDTKAAPGPKASTSTKKVQEPEAYFSDDEYAFKADDGPNANAALAMAAKRKKKDIPTVDYSKIDLLPIRKDFWVEPAELAALSEEEVTELRAELDGIKVSGKNVPKPVQKWAQCGLNERTLDVIAGLGYEKPTPIQMQSLPILMSGRDVVAVARTGSGKTMAFLLPMFRHIMDQPPIRDTDGPIGLIMTPTRELAVQIHRDCKPFLKAMGLRAVCAYGGAPIRDQIAELKRGAEIVVCTPGRMIDLLAANQGRVTNVRRVTYAVLDEADRMFDMGFEPQVMKIFANIRPDRQTIMFSATMPRSIDSLAKKVLKSPVEITVGGRSIVPANITQIVEVIPETEKFYHLLGLLGELYEKDEDARTLIFVERQEKADDLLKELMTKGYPCMSIHGGKDQVDRDSTISDFKNGIVPILVATSVAARGLDVKQLKLVVNYDPPSHHEDMVHRSGRTGRAGNTGTAVTYISEDQENCAPGIAKALEQSGVPVPKRLEEMRKAWIEKVKAGKAKDNSGFGGKGLDRLDAEREAARLRERKTHKAEGEEDDVKEEKAEDKGKSAVIDIQSKVSAVVSRAANKPEEAKGKDTPAAGGAGGKPGQPLDMVSAAIRNINERLGKAGQLRSGQPIDNKGPDAGAYHATLEINDFPQKARWAVTNRTNVAKILEATGVSITTKGTFYPAGKEVPAGADPKLYILVEGDTEVVVGAAMTELTRLLSEGTVAAATADSRAPASGRYNVV is encoded by the exons ATGGCTCGGACCAGGGACTCGCGCTCACCATCGCCTGCAGGAAGCCAATACGCGAGACGCCGCAAAGACGATGACAGGAGGGACCGCCGTGATGATGGAGGCAGAGATTACCGTCGTCGCTCGCGGTCCAGGAGCCCTGGCGATGTGAGAAGACACCGCAGAGAACGAGAATGGGACGACTCTGACAGGTACCAACAGCGACGATATCGAGATCGCGAGCGCGATCGCGACTCTCACCGCCGGAGAGATCGCTCCATAGACCGACGAGACAACGACCGCCACAGAGACAATCGGAGGAGGTCTCGCGATCGATTCGCCGACAGAGACCGATCTCTCGACAGAAGGCGGCATCGTGATAGCGACAGGGACCATCGTCCAAGGCGAGACGACTCCAGGGATCGAGCTCGCGCGAGGCGAGAGGGAACTGCTGACTCCCGTCCGCGTAGCAAGCGCGATGATAGCCGCCCACGCGGCGCAGCGCCTCCAGAGAAAACCAGTACCCCTGGTAATGAG GCTGCTAAGCCCAAGCCCGCCCCAGCCCAGACTGAAGCTGACAAAAAGGCCGAACGACTCGCCAGGCTCGAGGCCTGGAAGAAGAGCAGAGAGAACAAGGCCAATAAAGAGAATGAGGTTAATCCAAGTCAGACTAGGAATCTCCTCGCGGAGATGGACAAAAAGTCCGTGGCGTCCCCGGCTCCCGCTTCGCCATCTGTCGCCTCGCCTGCTGTCGCATCTCCCGTAGTCGCGTCCCCGGCGGCATCCCCAGCGCCAACGCTCAATACTTCTGGAAACGCATCACCAGCTGTGCCTTTCGCGGGCAAGTTTGACCCCAAGGCCATTGCGAAGAAATCGGCAGCGTCTCACAAGAACACCGGCACGAATAGTGTGCTGGGCGCGCTGGAAGGCCGGCCCGAGAAGCCCACGGCACCTGTTGCACCAATCACGAAGG CCTCAGCACTTCCCGCCAACCGAAACCTGAGCGCTTTTGGTTTCAGCAAAGCGACTGCCGACAGTGAGAAGCTCGCAAACAAGCGCAAGCTCGATCTCGATGAGGAGGAAGGGACGAAGAGGAAACTCACAAAGCTACCCGCACTTCCCCTCGAGGCTGATGACACCCCCTACGCTGATCAAGATGAAGACGATGAGTCGGACGGTGGCAACTTTGCCGAAACGGAAGAAGAAGCTGCTGCAATTGCCCGTGCTGCGCACGAACGACGCGAGAGAGAGCTGCAGGAGGCGCAAGAAGAGTCCAAGCAAGATGTCGACATGCAGGATGTTGCGCCAACGCAAACTGCTGAGCCAGTTGAAGAGCCTCCAGTCGCCGACAAGATGGAGGTCGTGGAAGCCGAAGAGGACGATGTTGATCCGTTGGACGCTTTCATGGCCGATCTGTCGGATACAAAAGCCGCGCCGGGTCCCAAGGCAAGTACATCCACGAAGAAGGTCCAGGAGCCTGAGGCGTACTTCAGTGACGATGAATACGCTTTCAAAGCAGACGATGGCCCCAACGCCAATGCAGCTCTCGCCATGGCTGCGAAACGCAAGAAGAAAGATATTCCCACGGTGGACTACAGCAAGATAGACTTACTACCTATTCGTAAGGATTTCTGGGTCGAACCAGCGGAGCTTGCCGCTCTCAGCGAAGAAGAGGTCACCGAACTGCGCGCGGAGCTTGACGGCATCAAAGTCTCGGGCAAAAACGTCCCTAAGCCGGTACAGAAGTGGGCCCAGTGCGGTCTCAATGAGCGGACATTGGACGTCATCGCCGGCCTTGGCTATGAAAAGCCGACGCCGATTCAGATGCAATCTCTGCCCATTCTCATGTCGGGGCGTGATGTTGTCGCCGTTGCCAGGACTGGATCAGGTAAAACAATGGCCTTCCTCCTTCCTATGTTCCGTCACATTATGGATCAGCCGCCCATCAGGGACACCGACGGTCCCATTGGTCTCATTATGACACCGACTCGCGAGCTGGCAGTCCAGATTCATCGCGATTGTAAACCCTTTCTGAAGGCAATGGGTTTGCGGGCTGTCTGTGCCTATGGTGGAGCTCCCATTAGAGATCAAATCGCCGAGCTCAAGCGCGGTGCCGAAATCGTCGTGTGCACGCCCGGCCGCATGATTGACCTGTTGGCTGCCAACCAGGGCCGTGTTACGAATGTGCGTCGCGTCACATACGCTGTCCTCGACGAGGCTGATCGCATGTTCGACATGGGTTTCGAGCCACAAGTCATGAAAATCTTCGCCAATATCCGCCCTGACCGGCAAACCATCATGTTCTCCGCAACCATGCCTCGCAGCATTGATTCCTTGGCCAAGAAGGTACTCAAGTCTCCAGTTGAGATTACCGTAGGAGGCCGCAGTATCGTGCCCGCAAACATTACGCAGATTGTTGAGGTTATTCCCGAGACTGAAAAGTTCTACCATCTACTAGGCCTGCTTGGTGAGCTTTACGAAAAGGATGAGGACGCCCGTACTCTAATCTTCGTCGAACGTCAGGAGAAGGCCGACGACCTTCTTAAGGAACTCATGACCAAGGGATACCCCTGCATGTCGATCCACGGTGGTAAAGACCAGGTCGATCGTGATTCTACAATTTCCGATTTCAAGAACGGTATCGTGCCAATCCTGGTCGCAACGTCTGTTGCAGCGCGAGGTCTGGACGTCAAGCAGCTCAAGTTGGTTGTGAACTATGACCCACCCTCTCACCATGAGGACATGGTGCACAGATCCGGACGTACGGGAAGAGCAGGTAACACTGGAACCGCAGTGACTTACATTTCTGAAGACCAGGAGAATTGCGCCCCTGGCATCGCAAAGGCTCTGGAGCAAAGCGGTGTTCCTGTCCCTAAGCGCCTGGAAGAGATGCGTAAAGCATGGATAGAAAAGGTCAAGGCAGGCAAAGCCAAGGATAACTCTGGCTTTGGTGGAAAGGGTCTGGACAGACTCGATGCCGAGCGTGAAGCTGCTCGTCTTCGTGAGCGCAAGACTCACAAGGCCGAGGGCGAAGAAGATGACgtgaaggaggagaaggctGAGGACAAGGGCAAGTCTGCTGTCATCGACATTCAGTCCAAGGTATCAGCCGTTGTGTCCCGTGCCGCCAACAAGCCTGAAGAGGCCAAGGGCAAGGATACACCGGCTGCCGGCGGCGCCGGAGGCAAGCCGGGACAGCCTCTCGACATGGTCAGCGCAGCCATTAGGAACATCAACGAGCGACTCGGCAAGGCCGGGCAGCTTCGGTCAGGACAGCCCATCGACAACAAGGGCCCCGATGCCGGTGCGTACCACGCCACCCTCGAGATCAACGACTTCCCGCAGAAGGCCAGATGGGCGGTCACAAACAGAACGAACGTGGCCAAGATTTTGGAGGCAACTGGTGTGTCGATCACGACAAAGGGAACCTTCTATCCTGCTGGCAAGGAAGTCCCGGCCGGAGCGGACCCGAAGCTGTACATTCTCGTTGAGGGTGACACGGAGGTTGTGGTTGGCGCTGCTATGACCGAGCTTACCCGACTTCTCAGTGAAGGAACTGTTGCGGCGGCTACGGCCGACAGCCGTGCTCCCGCTTCTGGACGTTATAATGTCGTGTAA
- a CDS encoding HCNGP-like protein: MGGLVAYASSDEDDEVEDVKTEIADKPTSPKNNTGSNNDKPPSTSSAAAAAPPPTAAAAPQPPIEPQPSTEAITIGPVQQHSVPLGPSLPPMDNQLPNLPSGEDPSQPPASPYTASRALLRDLTLPPVPNFDIPPSPPGSPPPALSAKFTQFLDLKKKGVHFNAKLAQSAALRNPSLTDKLMSFVDLDGRAGYATTLPPALGWDPTSEDLLPEWAGRTALRQSQDKVRGAGARKGGGPVEFVPAAAAGAESAASPAAGIEQGGLVSRGGKRKAGAL; this comes from the exons ATGGGTGGTCTGGTGGCGTACGCCAGCAGTGACGAAGACGATGAGGTCGAAGATGTAAAG ACTGAGATTGCCGATAAACCCACATCTCCCAAGAATAACACAGGCTCAA ATAATGACAAGCCACCATCAACATcatctgctgctgctgctgctcctcctcctaccgccgccgccgcaccTCAACCACCAATAGAACCTCAACCATCCACAGAAGCCATAACAATAGGCCCAGTCCAACAACACTCCGTCCCACTGGGCCCCTCCCTACCCCCAATGGACAATCAACTGCCAAATCTCCCCTCAGGAGAAGATCCATCCCAACCCCCAGCCTCGCCATACACCGCCTCCCGCGCCCTCCTCCGCGATCTCACCCTGCCCCCGGTGCCCAACTTCGACATACCCCCTTCGCCGCCGGGCTCCCCACCCCCCGCCCTCAGCGCCAAATTCACCCAGTTTCTCGACCTCAAGAAGAAGGGCGTCCACTTCAACGCCAAACTCGCCCAGTCCGCCGCCCTCCGCAACCCGAGCCTGACGGACAAGCTCATGTCCTTCGTCGACCTCGACGGCCGCGCGGGCTACGCCACCACGCTACCGCCCGCGCTCGGCTGGGACCCGACGTCGGAGGATCTCTTGCCGGAGTGGGCGGGCAGGACGGCGCTGCGACAGAGCCAGGATAAAGTGCGCGGCGCGGGGGCGAGGAAGGGAGGCGGGCCCGTCGAGTTCGTGCCGGCTGCCGCAGCAGGTGCCGAGTCTGCTGCTTCGCCTGCGGCTGGGATTGAGCAAGGGGGTCTCGTCTCGCGTGGAGGAAAGAGGAAGGCGGGTGCGCTGTGA
- a CDS encoding FMN-dependent dehydrogenase — MSKIFTAEEVAKHNTSDSCWVVLYGKVYDVTEFLPSHPGGSKIIVKLSGKDATEEYDPIHPPGILEENLKPENCLGTVDPESLALLQPQAAKAESEKPKEGPPRLETLLNLDEIEEAATKIIPKKAWAYYFSASDDLWTKSNNGHVYRQILLRPRVFVDCTKVDTSTTLLGNHVGLPLFVAPAAMARLAHPDGERGIARAAAKFNAMQCVSNNASMTPEQIIEGSPEGQVFGWQLYVQNDRAKSEAMLKRINAMKDRYKYITLTLDAPWPGKRELDEKQQFEGSFEVESESNSKAEEAKRPGGGGVGQQLFFGTAADLEWKTTLPWLAQHTDLPIVLKGLQTHEDAYLAAQYAPQVKAIILSNHGGRALDTAPPAVHTLLEIRKYCPEVFDKIEVWVDGGIKRGTDIVKALCLGAKAVGIGRAALFGLGAGGQAGVERTYEILKAEMETCMRLLGAKSISDLGPKFINTRAVERDIYDGESGIENRVSLWVKSKL; from the exons ATGTCCAAGATATTCACTGCTGAAGAAG TGGCCAAGCACAACACATCCGACAGTTGTTGGGTGGTGCTCTACGGCAAAGTGTACGATGTGACCGAATTCCTCCCTTCACACCCCGGCGGCTCCAAGATCATTGTCAAGCTTTCCGGCAAAGATGCGACAGAAGAGTACGACCCTATACACCCGCCGGGTATCCTCGAGGAGAACCTCAAGCCCGAAAACTGTCTAGGCACCGTAGACCCCGAGTCGCTAGCGCTGCTACAACCTCAAGCCGCGAAGGCGGAATCCGAAAAACCCAAGGAGGGCCCGCCCAGGCTCGAGACGCTGCTCAACCTCGACGAGATTGAGGAGGCTGCCACAAAGATTATCCCCAAGAAGGCGTGGGCATACTACTTCTCAGCCTCTGACGACCTTTGGACCAAGAGCAACAACGGTCATGTGTACAGGCAGATCCTGCTGCGGCCTCGCGTCTTTGTCGACTGTACGAAAGTTGACACCTCCACAACTCTGCTCGGCAACCACGTAGGACTTCCGTTGTTCGTGGCGCCGGCTGCCATGGCAAGACTCGCCCACCCCGACGGCGAGCGAGGCATTGCGAGGGCAGCGGCCAAGTTCAATGCGATGCAATGCGTTTCGAATAACGCGTCCATGACCCCGGAGCAGATCATTGAGGGTTCCCCTGAAGGCCAAGTCTTTGGATGGCAGCTTTACGTGCAGAATGACAGGGCCAAGAGTGAGGCCATGCTGAAGCGCATCAACGCTATGAAGGACCGCTACAAGTACATCACCTTGACGTTAGATGCACCGTGGCCTGGCAAGCGTGAGCTTGACGAGAAGCAGCAATTCGAGGGATCTTTCGAAGTCGAGTCCGAGTCAAACTCGAAGGCCGAAGAGGCGAAGCGGCCAGGCGGTGGAGGTGTCGGACAGCAGCTGTTCTTCGGCACAGCAGCAGACCTAGAGTGGAAGACAACGTTGCCGTGGCTGGCCCAGCACACCGACCTGCCCATCGTGCTGAAGGGATTGCAGACGCACGAGGATGCTTACCTGGCGGCTCAGTACGCGCCGCAGGTGAAGGCCATTATTCTCTCCAATCACGGCGGTCGTGCTCTCGATACGGCACCTCCCGCCGTTCACACGCTTCTGGAGATCCGCAAGTACTGCCCCGAGGTCTTTGATAAGATCGAGGTCTGGGTCGACGGCGGCATCAAGCGCGGTACCGATATTGTCAAGGCTCTGTGCCTGGGCGCCAAGGCTGTAGGCATTGGTCGCGCTGCTCTGTTTGGTCTTGGAGCCGGAGGCCAAGCGGGTGTCGAGCGGACATACGAAA TCCTGAAAGCCGAGATGGAGACATGCATGAGGCTGCTTGGAGCAAAGAGCATCAGCGACCTAGGACCTAAATTT ATCAACACCCGCGCAGTGGAGAGAGATATCTACGACGGCGAGTCTGGCATCGAGAATAGAGTTAGCCTGTGGGTGAAGTCGAAGCTCTGA